Proteins found in one Gigantopelta aegis isolate Gae_Host chromosome 12, Gae_host_genome, whole genome shotgun sequence genomic segment:
- the LOC121386856 gene encoding uncharacterized protein LOC121386856 encodes MQDHSFWVNMSRSLHVTISKDAAAHGDDTFEDEMESDKKTNPKWGGAVLKALMAETNVDDKVIQILQLVFPAWALYLQKAVKAHLPGGEHDNPSEEKRAKTTSVPKYNKFSEAFFRILHNLTTQRPNASILANEAYIVFSLNRTLQWICDKMLQERNKLVKRARKLSRRLQQRFKMRKEEIRRKRIEAMNRAREVIARNRQRQLKEKEQLTNDIVFYGLWQSEEEVHTNAKSFKTKKEWQKAFAAQLKFRKFVLKQEHEDKTVFNLSKDRKDYSHIHRYKRILSS; translated from the coding sequence ATGCAGGACCATTCCTTTTGGGTGAACATGTCCCGTTCCCTACACGTTACAATCTCCAAAGATGCTGCAGCTCATGGGGATGATACCTTTGAAGATGAGATGGAGAGTGAcaagaaaacaaatccaaaatGGGGAGGGGCTGTTCTGAAGGCTCTGATGGCTGAAACAAACGTGGATGATAAAGTTATTCAAATTCTTCAGCTTGTCTTTCCTGCATGGGCCTTATACCTGCAAAAGGCTGTGAAGGCACACCTTCCAGGTGGAGAACATGACAATCCATCTGAAGAAAAAAGAGCAAAGACCACTTCTGTTCCTAAGTATAATAAATTCTCAGAGGCTTTCTTTAGAATTCTCCACAATCTCACTACACAGAGACCGAATGCATCCATACTTGCCAATGAAGCATACATTGTTTTTTCACTGAACAGAACTCTGCAATGGATTTGTGATAAAATGCTGCAAGAGAGAAATAAGCTGGTGAAAAGAGCTCGGAAGCTGAGTAGGCGATTACAGCAGAGGTTCAAGATGAGGAAAGAAGAAATTAGGCGAAAGAGAATAGAGGCGATGAACAGAGCAAGAGAAGTCATTGCCAGAAATAGACAGAGACAGTTGAAGGAAAAAGAACAGCTTACAAATGATATTGTGTTCTATGGTCTGTGGCAAAGTGAGGAAGAAGTGCACACCAATGCAAAATCCttcaaaacaaagaaagagTGGCAAAAAGCATTTGCAGCACAACTGAAATTCAGAAAATTTGTACTGAAGCAGGAACATGAAGATAAAACCGTGTTCAACTTGTCAAAAGACAGAAAGGACTATTCCCATATACACAGATACAAGAGAATCTTATCAAGCTGA